A part of Amblyraja radiata isolate CabotCenter1 chromosome 23, sAmbRad1.1.pri, whole genome shotgun sequence genomic DNA contains:
- the nudt19 gene encoding nucleoside diphosphate-linked moiety X motif 19 isoform X5: MIETGTKLHLNDVFTVSLVPEPFKIIRIAGPIVVTASGRSPMVPEYPRSPRGARYQPSTSASEVSYGNGPEFQSLDRSGKFQLQLAIKAHHSHPLHPDCPVNHLRLATSHS, encoded by the exons ATGATTGAGACAGGAACAAAACTACATTTAAATGACGTtttcacag tgtccttggttccagagcctttcaagATTATCCGTATTGCTGGACCAATTGTGGTCACGGCCTCTGGGAGAAGTCCAATGGTACCAGAATACCCTAGGTCCCCGAGGGGGGCAAGATACCAGCCTTCAACATCAGCCTcagaagtcagctatgggaatgggccagagttccagagcctggaccGCAGTGGCAAgttccagctgcagctggccataaaggcgcATCACAGCCATCCCCTTCATCCAGATTGTCCAGTGAACCATCTGCGCCTGGCCACCTCCCACAGCTGA
- the nudt19 gene encoding nucleoside diphosphate-linked moiety X motif 19 isoform X3, whose protein sequence is MNRDLKYWKEAATVILAAGTQKQLMSKGATNSQPGKPPISTPTRERNPSPSCLEKAICDFALLLLQRNQGHAFLPNAYVFPGGQISTADFSKEWIQLFHPYCQSPNFKLDTVKQTIRRSPIFATEKRKLESQIPGEVAFRICAIRETFEESGILLVKPNIPDKDLNKQGVIQLAHFDQNKLASWRPLVQENAANFIRLCKELDCLPNIWALKEWSNWLTPTYLGGKRFDTVFFICCLEEIPFTEPDDHEIIFHSWMHPLEGIKGHQSERFLVPPPQWYEIGRLCRFIHLQDLQQFSQDRSVYGCERWFPIRLLASDGFATLLPGDDLYPENPDFTGEMELNLTTSKSLKQARLEVSRLHRIEFRKPHDCTLYVNIEPQYKHVHPLEINNHPHSHR, encoded by the coding sequence ATGAATAGAGATTTAAAATATTGGAAAGAAGCGGCGACTGTGATCCTGGCTGCAGGTACTCAAAAACAGCTTATGAGTAAAGGCGCTACCAATTCTCAGCCTGGTAAACCTCCAATTTCAACACCTACACGAGAGAGGAATCCATCTCCGTCATGCCTAGAGAAGGCAATATGTGATTTTGCCTTGCTTTTATTACAACGGAATCAGGGACACGCATTTCTCCCCAATGCTTATGTGTTCCCAGGAGGTCAAATCAGCACAGCTGATTTTTCCAAAGAATGGATCCAGTTGTTCCATCCTTATTGCCAATCACCTAACTTTAAGTTGGATACTGTCAAGCAAACTATTCGGAGATCTCCAATCTTTGCAACGGAAAAGAGAAAATTAGAATCTCAAATACCTGGAGAGGTAGCTTTCCGTATTTGTGCCATTAGGGAAACTTTTGAAGAATCTGGGATACTCCTTGTTAAGCCGAATATCCCTGACAAAGACTTGAACAAGCAAGGGGTCATACAGCTTGCACATTTCGATCAAAACAAACTTGCAAGTTGGAGGCCACTTGTGCAGGAAAATGCAGCAAATTTTATAAGACTGTGCAAAGAATTGGACTGTTTACCAAATATTTGGGCATTGAAGGAGTGGAGTAATTGGTTGACTCCCACGTATCTGGGGGGAAAGAGGTTTGATACTGTATTTTTCATTTGTTGTTTAGAAGAAATCCCTTTCACAGAACCTGATGATCATGAAATAATCTTTCACAGTTGGATGCACCCTCTTGAGGGGATCAAGGGTCACCAATCTGAGAGATTCCTTGTTCCCCCCCCTCAATGGTATGAGATAGGCAGACTTTGCCGATTTATCCACCTCCAAGATTTGCAGCAATTTAGCCAAGATCGTTCTGTATACGGTTGTGAGCGATGGTTTCCCATCCGTCTACTTGCATCTGATGGTTTTGCCACCCTGTTACCTGGGGATGATCTTTATCCAGAAAATCCAGATTTCACAGGGGAAATGGAATTAAACCTCACTACCTCCAAATCTCTGAAACAAGCACGGCTAGAAGTTAGCAGACTGCACCGAATAGAATTCAGAAAACCTCACGATTGTACTCTGTATGTGAATATTGAACCCCAATATAAACATGTCCACCCATTAGAAATAAACAATCATCCTCATAGTCATAGGTGA